From one Eptesicus fuscus isolate TK198812 chromosome 21, DD_ASM_mEF_20220401, whole genome shotgun sequence genomic stretch:
- the LOC103304558 gene encoding zinc finger protein 154-like yields the protein MAAAAPGRPAEGRVTFEDVALYFSSEEWELLDEAQRRLYHDVMLENLTLITSLGCWHGAQNEEAPSELSSSLQGVSEVRTPKAGVSPLKAHPCELCGVDVGDILHFTGHPGTHHGKKLYKMGACEKQLDVSTELEHQKQHIGEMCFRDHMDRASFIKDCKFCVSGKPGSCEEVLTDFLASSGFLQHQATHTREKSNRETECAIDSHKGNTLSDSEYMKDFNCKCMLVQDQRVLTRERCHVSNECGKSYGKSYSLVDHWRTHTGEKPYECGECGKSFRQSSSLIQHRRVHPGVRPHNCELCGKLFSKKSNLIKHRRIHTGEKPYECGECGKSFSQSSALLQHQSVHTGERPYLCNECGKFFTYHSNLIKHQKVHSGSRPYSCSECGKCFSQSSVLLEHQRIHTGERPYECSECGKFFTHKSSFLKHQRVHTGERPYECSECGKFFTCSSSLIKHIRIHTGERPYECSQCGKSFKQSFVLTQHRRIHTGERPYECSECGKFFTYSISLLKHQISHQRKAL from the exons GGCAGGGTGACCTTTGAGGACGTGGCCCTGTACTTCTCCTCAGAGGAATGGGAGCTCctggatgaggctcagagacgccTGTACCacgatgtgatgctggagaacttgaCACTGATAACCTCCCTGG GTTGTTGGCATGGAGCCCAGAATGAGGAGGCCCCGTCTGAGCTCAGCAGTTCTTTACAAGGAGTGTCAGAGGTCAGGACTCCCAAGGCAGGTGTGTCTCCCCTGAAGGCCCATCCTTGTGAGCTGTGTGGTGTGGACGTGGGAGACATTTTGCACTTCACTGGGCACCCGGGAACACATCATGGGAAGAAACTATACAAGATGGGGGCATGTGAGAAACAGTTGGATGTTAGCACAGAACTTGAGCATCAGAAGCAGCACATAGGAGAGATGTGTTTCAGAGACCACATGGACAGAGCCTCATTTATAAAGGACTGCAAATTCTGTGTGTCAGGGAAGCCCGGTTCCTGTGAAGAGGTTTTGACGGACTTCCTGGCCAGCTCAGGATTTCTCCAGCATCAGGCAACACACACCAGGGAGAAGTCAAACAGGGAAACTGAGTGTGCCATAGACTCTCACAAGGGAAACACTCTGTCTGACTCAGAATACATGAAAGATTTTAATTGCAAATGCATGCTTGTTCAAGACCAGAGAGTCCTCACCCGGGAAAGATGCCACGTGagcaatgaatgtggaaaatcttatGGCAAAAGCTATAGTCTCGTTGACCATTGGAGAACTCACACTGGGGAAAAGCCTTATGAGTGTGgggaatgtgggaagtcctttagGCAAAGCTCTAGCCTCATTCAACACCGGAGAGTTCACCCTGGAGTGCGGCCTCACAATTGTGAGTTATGTGGAAAATTGTTTAGCAAAAAGTCCAACCTCATTAAACATCGAAGaatccacactggagaaaagccttatgagtgtggggaatgtgggaagtcctttagCCAAAGCTCTGCACTCCTTCAACACCAGAGTGTTCACACAGGAGAGAGGCCTTATCtgtgcaatgaatgtgggaagttCTTTACCTACCACTCCAATCTCATAAAACACCAGAAAGTTCACTCTGGATCCAGACCTTACTCCTGCAGCGAATGTGGGAAATGTTTTAGCCAAAGCTCTGTGCTTCTTGagcatcagagaattcacactggagaaaggccttatgagtgcagtgaatgtgggaaattctTCACTCACAAATCTAGTTTCTTaaaacaccagagagttcacaccgGGGAAAGGCcgtatgagtgcagtgaatgtgggaaattctTTACTTGCAGCTCTAGTCTCATCAAACACAtaagaattcacactggagaaaggccttatgagtgtagccaatgtgggaaatcttttaaacAAAGCTTTGTACTTACTCAGCATcggagaattcacactggagaaaggccttacgagtgcagtgaatgtgggaaattctTTACTTACAGCATTAGTCTCTTAAAACACCAGATTTCACACcagagaaaggccttatga